Proteins encoded in a region of the Zea mays cultivar B73 chromosome 4, Zm-B73-REFERENCE-NAM-5.0, whole genome shotgun sequence genome:
- the LOC103654572 gene encoding uncharacterized protein encodes MICRCRSWKGPGRFMHREMIITSTSSAHLRKTSLRKCLKEWNGVTTIDWGKSGRGGHVDGPSGEAKFSNDFEVHYIGSS; translated from the exons ATGATCTGTAGATGTCGCAGTTGGAAGGGTCCAGGAAGATTTATGCACAGGGA GATGATTATCACGAGTACTTCAAGCGCTCATTTGAGGAAGACATCGCTGCGCAAGTGCCTCAAGGAGTGGAATG GGGTTACAACTATTGATTGGGGGAAATCAGGCAGAGGAGGGCATGTTGACGGACCAAGTGGCGAGGCAAAATTTTCTAATGATTTTGAAGTTCATTATATTGGCAGTAGCTGA